One Frankia alni ACN14a DNA window includes the following coding sequences:
- a CDS encoding general stress protein → MVATFSTYADAERAVDRLADLHFPVERTAIVGRDLHTVEKVTGRLTWASAAGRSALAGAVTGALIGWIFGLFNWINPVQAAALLALYGAIFGAVLGALMGLLMYAFSRGRRDFVSVSALSADRYDLLVDADVAHEAARLLAQTEFGRLSSAGSSRS, encoded by the coding sequence GTGGTCGCCACCTTCAGTACCTACGCCGATGCCGAACGGGCCGTCGACCGACTTGCCGACCTTCACTTCCCGGTGGAAAGGACCGCCATCGTCGGCCGCGACCTGCACACGGTCGAGAAGGTCACGGGCCGGCTGACCTGGGCGTCCGCGGCAGGCCGGTCGGCGCTCGCCGGTGCCGTCACGGGCGCACTGATCGGCTGGATCTTCGGCCTGTTCAACTGGATCAATCCTGTCCAGGCAGCGGCGCTGCTCGCGCTCTACGGAGCCATCTTCGGCGCAGTCCTCGGTGCTCTGATGGGCCTGCTCATGTACGCGTTCAGCCGGGGCCGGCGGGATTTCGTCTCCGTGTCGGCGCTGAGTGCCGATCGCTACGACCTGCTCGTCGATGCCGACGTGGCGCACGAGGCGGCCCGGCTTCTGGCGCAGACCGAGTTCGGCCGGCTCTCGTCCGCCGGGAGCAGCCGAAGCTGA
- a CDS encoding DUF1931 family protein encodes MPVMGVTRFERFFRIAAGLDMDKNDVKRYGDFVNNKVYDLLLMAQATAKANVRDVIEPWDLPITKGLQESIHHFRDLDEEIELRPILEQIAARPPLDLALSDDTAARLPLIVGGLSLALARAFTIIEPELKNPGPSEWERVSRIFDLLL; translated from the coding sequence ATGCCGGTTATGGGCGTGACCAGATTCGAGCGATTCTTCCGGATCGCCGCGGGTCTGGACATGGACAAGAACGACGTGAAGCGTTACGGCGATTTCGTCAACAACAAGGTCTACGATCTGCTGCTCATGGCGCAGGCGACCGCGAAGGCAAACGTCCGAGATGTGATAGAACCCTGGGACCTGCCCATCACCAAGGGCCTCCAGGAGAGCATACATCATTTCCGGGATCTCGACGAGGAGATCGAGCTGCGTCCCATCCTGGAACAGATCGCGGCTCGTCCCCCGCTGGACCTTGCCCTGAGCGACGACACCGCGGCCCGCCTTCCCCTCATCGTCGGCGGACTGAGCCTCGCACTCGCCAGAGCCTTCACGATCATCGAACCGGAGCTCAAGAATCCCGGACCCAGCGAATGGGAACGCGTCAGCCGCATCTTCGACCTCCTCCTTTAA
- a CDS encoding FAD-dependent oxidoreductase, whose protein sequence is MSERRSTTDQNLRREHGATDGEGPAAAATPTSARRDAFDPTETPDRTETPDLTETPDLYGAYPRLSDDQIATLAARGERRQVRAGEVLVREGERTEEFLVILRGKVLVITGYGTDEERVVRVHGPGRYLGELGLLEGQVSFFTAIAGEDGEILAVPLDVLREVTNRDAGLGDEIVRTCFQRRSMLIGLGAGFRIIGSRYSPDSRRLREFAARNRMPHRFVDLEQDREAEQVLRAVGLTPQDTPVVIWRDTLVLRNPSNIELAQAIGLPVGRSDTSVRDVLVIGAGPGGLAAAVYAASEGMATTVFDSVATGGQAGTSSRIENYLGFPAGISGAELADRAAIQAHKFGAEINVPAEAVALVPDGDLYVVRCDTGGSHTEIVSRTVVIATGARYRRLDVPGIDRFEGTDVHYAATVMEARLCASRPVAVVGGGNSAGQATIFLADIAPVVHLVVREDDLAANMSRYLIDRIMRHPRIFVVPHTEVQQVQGDDSLRAVVLRDKHTGEQRTVPAEALFVFIGAKPCTGWLADTVALDDRGFVLTGTDAEEAMTRTTTATSAAGNATTAATTAATTTRDGAPRRPDCRTNMLETSQPGVFAVGDVRSGTVRRVASAVGEGATAIRMLYAYLESTGSPASVTFRRSRGG, encoded by the coding sequence ATGTCTGAGCGGCGCTCGACCACCGACCAGAACCTTCGACGGGAGCACGGCGCAACGGACGGGGAGGGACCGGCCGCCGCAGCCACGCCGACCTCCGCACGTAGGGACGCGTTCGACCCGACCGAGACTCCTGATCGGACCGAGACTCCTGATCTGACCGAGACACCCGACCTGTACGGGGCGTATCCCAGGCTGTCCGACGATCAGATCGCGACCCTGGCCGCCCGCGGGGAACGGCGCCAGGTCCGGGCCGGCGAGGTGCTGGTCCGGGAGGGCGAACGGACCGAGGAGTTCCTGGTCATCCTGCGTGGCAAGGTACTTGTGATCACCGGGTACGGCACCGACGAGGAACGGGTGGTCCGGGTGCACGGACCCGGTCGTTACCTCGGTGAGCTGGGTTTGCTGGAGGGCCAGGTCTCCTTCTTCACTGCGATCGCCGGCGAGGACGGCGAGATACTTGCGGTGCCGCTGGACGTCCTGCGGGAGGTGACAAACCGCGACGCCGGTCTCGGCGACGAGATCGTGCGGACCTGCTTCCAGCGCCGATCGATGCTGATCGGCCTGGGCGCCGGATTCCGGATCATCGGCTCCCGCTACAGCCCGGACAGCCGGCGGCTGCGGGAGTTCGCCGCGCGCAACCGGATGCCGCACCGGTTCGTGGACCTGGAACAGGACCGCGAGGCAGAGCAGGTGCTGCGCGCCGTCGGCCTGACGCCCCAGGACACCCCGGTGGTGATCTGGCGGGACACCCTGGTGCTGCGCAATCCGAGCAACATCGAGCTGGCCCAGGCCATCGGCCTGCCAGTGGGCCGATCGGACACGTCGGTGCGGGACGTGCTGGTCATCGGGGCCGGTCCCGGCGGGCTCGCGGCGGCTGTCTACGCCGCCTCGGAGGGGATGGCCACCACCGTGTTCGATTCCGTCGCCACCGGCGGGCAGGCGGGCACATCGTCCCGGATCGAGAACTACCTGGGCTTCCCCGCGGGGATCTCCGGGGCGGAACTCGCCGACCGCGCGGCCATCCAGGCGCACAAGTTCGGCGCCGAGATCAACGTGCCGGCCGAGGCGGTGGCGCTGGTACCGGACGGTGACCTGTACGTGGTCCGGTGCGACACCGGCGGCTCTCACACCGAGATCGTCAGCCGGACCGTAGTGATCGCCACCGGCGCGCGGTACCGCCGGCTGGACGTGCCCGGCATCGACAGGTTCGAGGGGACCGACGTCCACTACGCCGCGACGGTGATGGAGGCCCGCCTGTGCGCCAGCCGCCCGGTCGCGGTGGTCGGCGGTGGCAACTCCGCCGGGCAGGCCACGATCTTCCTGGCCGACATCGCGCCGGTCGTCCACCTGGTGGTCCGGGAGGACGACCTGGCCGCGAACATGTCGCGGTACCTGATCGACCGGATCATGCGGCATCCCCGGATTTTCGTCGTGCCGCACACGGAGGTCCAGCAGGTGCAGGGAGACGACTCGCTGCGAGCTGTCGTACTGCGTGACAAGCACACCGGTGAACAGCGCACGGTCCCGGCCGAGGCCCTGTTCGTCTTCATCGGCGCGAAGCCCTGCACCGGGTGGCTCGCGGACACCGTCGCGCTGGACGACCGCGGTTTCGTGCTCACCGGCACGGACGCGGAAGAAGCCATGACCAGGACCACCACCGCGACCAGTGCGGCAGGCAACGCCACGACCGCCGCCACGACCGCCGCCACGACGACGCGGGACGGCGCGCCGCGGCGTCCCGACTGCCGCACGAACATGCTGGAGACCAGTCAACCCGGCGTCTTCGCCGTGGGTGACGTGCGCAGCGGCACCGTCCGCCGAGTCGCCTCAGCCGTCGGCGAGGGCGCCACCGCCATCCGCATGTTGTACGCATACCTCGAAAGCACCGGCAGCCCGGCATCGGTGACCTTCAGAAGGAGCCGAGGCGGTTGA